The Salinibacterium sp. M195 genome includes a window with the following:
- a CDS encoding PLP-dependent cysteine synthase family protein, whose amino-acid sequence MRPPLPATSALDAIGNTPVVELRRLTSSDSAAVFVKLEGFNPTGSYKDRMALAMIEEAEQRGALTRNLTVIEYTGGSTGSSLAFVCAAKGYRFHAVSSDAFAVAKLNTMRAFGAQLTVVHSPSGEISPELIPEMISVAATIAAQGGYYQTDQINNADSLIGYAGIGHELLAQFPEGIDVFCGAVGTAGMLMGVAGVLKENSAATRIVALEPASAPMLTLGHPGQHHVEGIGVGFLPPLLDSALYDEARAIDEAVARTTCRQLAEKEGLLVGTSSGLNVAAALDLAKELGPGKVVVTVACDTGLKYLDDDLFTRPTNS is encoded by the coding sequence ATGCGTCCCCCACTGCCGGCAACTAGCGCTCTCGATGCAATTGGAAACACCCCGGTTGTTGAGCTGAGACGTCTTACTTCGTCAGATTCTGCTGCGGTATTCGTCAAGCTCGAAGGTTTCAATCCCACTGGCTCCTATAAAGATCGAATGGCACTCGCCATGATCGAGGAAGCCGAGCAACGCGGCGCACTCACCCGAAATCTGACCGTGATCGAGTACACCGGCGGAAGTACCGGCTCCTCACTTGCCTTCGTTTGCGCAGCAAAAGGCTACCGTTTTCATGCAGTCTCCTCAGATGCGTTTGCTGTGGCCAAGCTCAACACCATGCGAGCATTCGGTGCTCAGCTCACCGTCGTTCACAGCCCGAGTGGGGAAATCAGCCCAGAGCTCATCCCGGAGATGATTTCTGTCGCCGCCACAATTGCAGCGCAGGGCGGCTATTACCAGACCGACCAAATCAACAACGCAGACTCCCTCATCGGGTATGCCGGAATCGGGCACGAACTCCTCGCCCAATTCCCTGAAGGCATCGATGTGTTCTGTGGTGCTGTCGGCACCGCTGGCATGCTGATGGGGGTCGCCGGGGTGCTCAAAGAAAATTCCGCGGCCACTCGTATTGTTGCGCTCGAACCCGCATCAGCCCCCATGCTGACCCTCGGGCATCCAGGACAACACCACGTTGAAGGAATTGGCGTTGGCTTCCTTCCTCCGCTTCTCGACAGCGCACTGTACGACGAGGCTCGGGCGATAGATGAGGCGGTCGCACGAACCACGTGTCGGCAGCTGGCCGAGAAAGAGGGCCTCCTTGTCGGAACGTCGTCTGGACTGAACGTTGCCGCCGCGCTCGATCTCGCTAAAGAACTGGGGCCGGGGAAAGTTGTCGTGACGGTCGCCTGCGACACCGGGCTAAAGTACCTCGACGATGATCTGTTTACGCGACCAACGAATAGCTGA
- a CDS encoding histidine phosphatase family protein, which yields MLSLIRHGQTDWNAAGRMQGSSDIPLNDTGRQQAREAVEALRGSDWDVIVSSPLQRARETAQIIADGLGLELGRTYDLLIERNYGDGEGLTTAEVNERWPNHSGYPGLETLHDVVERGIAALNEVSADYPDKQVIVVCHGTIIRYTLSQLAGRDFDHILNGSISTVEKLRAGWCVHTVNGEPLASVD from the coding sequence ATGCTCTCACTGATTCGCCATGGCCAAACCGACTGGAACGCTGCGGGCCGTATGCAAGGCTCCAGCGACATTCCCCTCAATGACACCGGACGCCAACAAGCCCGCGAAGCCGTCGAAGCGTTGCGCGGCTCCGACTGGGACGTGATCGTCAGCTCGCCTCTGCAGCGTGCTCGCGAAACCGCGCAGATCATTGCGGATGGACTTGGCCTAGAGCTTGGACGCACCTACGACTTACTCATCGAGCGAAATTATGGCGACGGCGAAGGTCTCACGACTGCCGAGGTGAACGAGCGGTGGCCGAACCATAGCGGCTATCCCGGGCTAGAAACCCTGCATGATGTGGTTGAGCGCGGCATTGCCGCACTCAACGAGGTGTCAGCCGACTATCCCGATAAGCAAGTCATCGTCGTCTGCCACGGCACCATCATCCGCTACACACTCTCTCAGTTGGCCGGGCGCGATTTCGACCACATCCTCAATGGTTCAATCTCAACGGTTGAGAAGCTCCGCGCCGGATGGTGCGTGCACACGGTCAACGGAGAACCGCTCGCCAGCGTCGACTAA
- a CDS encoding GNAT family N-acetyltransferase: MTEFDITTVEIPAHIDPSGSDEFCQAVALRNHLDALTFGTNDTALNAAEELSLWQPSEFESYRMLVATVDGRVVGRGDYETTNGDDGDTAWLAVHVHPDYQRRGIGRALMAEIEELALSDRKRQAHCYAPAALSDGPVLESPTGFGSIPRDSAETQFMLASGYSFEQVERVSRLPLPLAGLHSLVDQAIDHCSRDYAVHEWAGRCPDRWVEDYAMLYSRMNTDAPSAGLEPPEDVWSVERIRENESRLISGELPPVVAAVEHVATAKLVGFTGLNVPQEPDRAIPQGNTIVIREHRGHRLGMLLKVLNLAHLDRVAPGHPSVITYNAEENRHMLAVNEAVGFVAIGYEGVWKKELR; this comes from the coding sequence ATGACCGAATTCGACATCACTACGGTCGAGATCCCTGCCCACATTGATCCAAGCGGCAGCGATGAATTCTGCCAAGCCGTTGCCCTGCGCAATCATCTGGATGCTCTTACCTTTGGCACCAACGACACGGCGCTTAACGCGGCAGAAGAACTCTCCCTGTGGCAGCCAAGCGAATTCGAGAGCTACCGGATGCTTGTGGCGACCGTCGATGGCCGGGTTGTTGGCAGAGGCGATTATGAGACCACGAATGGCGACGATGGCGACACCGCTTGGCTAGCTGTGCACGTGCATCCTGACTATCAACGGCGGGGAATTGGGCGCGCGCTCATGGCGGAGATTGAAGAGCTTGCCTTGTCCGACCGCAAGCGCCAAGCTCACTGCTACGCGCCAGCCGCCCTGAGCGATGGGCCAGTCCTGGAATCGCCGACCGGGTTCGGGTCAATCCCCCGCGATAGCGCCGAAACACAATTCATGCTCGCCAGCGGCTACAGCTTTGAGCAGGTCGAAAGAGTCAGCAGACTACCGTTGCCGCTCGCCGGCCTGCACTCCCTCGTTGACCAAGCCATTGACCACTGCAGTCGCGACTATGCGGTGCACGAATGGGCGGGCCGCTGCCCGGACCGCTGGGTCGAGGACTACGCGATGCTCTATTCCCGGATGAACACGGACGCCCCTTCCGCCGGGCTCGAGCCACCAGAAGATGTCTGGAGCGTCGAACGAATCCGCGAAAACGAGTCTCGGCTCATCTCCGGAGAACTTCCTCCTGTTGTCGCCGCCGTTGAGCACGTGGCCACGGCAAAACTGGTCGGGTTCACCGGGCTGAATGTGCCACAGGAGCCCGACCGTGCCATCCCCCAAGGAAACACCATCGTGATCCGTGAGCACCGTGGCCACCGACTAGGGATGCTCCTCAAAGTGTTGAATCTGGCCCACCTTGACCGGGTCGCACCAGGCCACCCCTCCGTAATTACCTACAACGCTGAAGAGAATCGCCACATGCTCGCCGTCAACGAAGCCGTCGGATTCGTGGCTATTGGCTACGAAGGAGTGTGGAAGAAAGAGTTGCGCTAA
- a CDS encoding gamma carbonic anhydrase family protein, producing MTALIVPIAGHTPQVADSVFLAPNATLIGRVTLSERASIFYGAVLRADVDSITIGEGSNLQDNVTVHCDEGFPTVVGSGVSVGHAAVLHGCTVEDDCLIGMSATVLNGAVIGTGSLVAAGAVVLEGTIVPPGSLVAGVPAKVRRALSEEEIAGVRANASHYLDISAAHNAVGN from the coding sequence ATGACAGCTCTTATCGTGCCCATCGCCGGCCATACTCCCCAGGTTGCCGACAGCGTTTTCCTCGCGCCAAACGCGACACTGATCGGCCGAGTCACGCTAAGCGAACGCGCCAGCATCTTTTACGGCGCAGTGCTGCGTGCCGACGTCGACTCGATCACGATCGGCGAAGGATCTAACCTGCAAGATAACGTCACCGTGCACTGCGATGAGGGCTTTCCGACTGTCGTCGGCTCGGGCGTGAGCGTTGGCCACGCAGCGGTATTGCACGGCTGCACGGTCGAAGACGACTGCCTTATTGGCATGAGCGCCACGGTGCTCAACGGAGCCGTCATCGGCACCGGATCACTCGTCGCCGCCGGCGCTGTCGTGCTCGAGGGCACCATCGTGCCGCCTGGATCCCTCGTTGCTGGCGTTCCCGCCAAGGTGCGCCGCGCCCTCAGCGAAGAAGAAATTGCGGGCGTGCGTGCGAACGCTAGCCACTACCTCGACATTTCTGCCGCCCATAACGCTGTCGGAAACTAA
- the smc gene encoding chromosome segregation protein SMC: MYLKSLTLKGFKSFAQPTTFAFEQGVTCVVGPNGSGKSNVVDALAWVMGEQGAKTLRGGKMEDVIFAGTATKGPLGRAEVILTIDNADGALPIEYSEVTISRTLFRNGGSEYAINGSSCRLLDVQELLSDSGLGREMHVIVGQGQLDAVLRASPEDRRGFIEEAAGILKHRRRKEKTLRKLDAMQANLTRLSDLAGEIRRQLKPLGQQAEIAKEAASIASIVRDARARLLADEVVELRSSINDFSRSESERKTQRIVLQEQLDQNKLREARLEQAQVGDDVDEARRVSFGLESVQERLRSLYTLANQRLSLLGQQGEAPTSGNTVSQTLIDEVKAEADALAAGVADSEKAVGAAAAATATAKAALDSLDEEIAAQSALVSRHELESAGLTARVEVATSTLTAAQGELVRQQQALAEAQSRREAAQAEFEALEAEAGNSTTETDGSLDSAYEAAEAKVSGVQAEIETLRDALHASERERDALAARQSALSLAVDQKDGSSALVAAKLSGIRGLVAEHVKITPGYEAAIAAALGTLADAVLADDRDSAINALEESASRDFGRVEVVVANAAKHTVSLGAAAGTVPATDVVTAPDGVHGLLTHVLIADDLDAARTAYGTLTNAAELTFVTRDGDVLTQFVLRGGSGAKRSRLELVAERDAAADKLGIVTTQIERTSFELDEKRRELTSAKADAETALLTLREYDAQLAAQSELLGRHRIQAEAAQAECDRLARAVEVAEQAVADTTAEVTRAQTAADEYQAAPRPMLDVSEREPMLAEVETARAHEVELRIQMETIRERVRAERARAEQLAEQLVSEREAAQEQARLAVIRQRQIASATRVVEMLPAVLDSVDRSLSEARVDLAAKESERSAQNQELSGLRREESALRERLSAVSDSVHGLEMQIYEKKLHLSSLLERSGEELGLVEDVLVAEYGPQVAVPDDLVVDDGAGNDAEGSSEGDAAADSPIEEPESSGRPFVRAEQEVRLQKAERKLARLGRVNPLALEEFEALEQRHKFLTEQLTDLSNTRKDLLTIIDELDEKMQAIFSSAFEDTKNAFNEVFPVLFPGGTGSIFLTNPDELLTTGIEVAVKPAGKKIERLSLLSGGERSLAAVALLIAIFKARPSPFYIMDEVEAALDDANLGRLLAIFEDLRQTSQLIVITHQKRTMEIADALYGVSMRADGISAVVGQRVAKETASVEAS, from the coding sequence GTGTACCTCAAGAGCTTGACCCTCAAAGGGTTCAAATCGTTCGCTCAACCGACCACTTTTGCCTTCGAGCAGGGCGTCACGTGCGTCGTCGGCCCCAACGGTTCTGGCAAGTCGAATGTGGTGGATGCTCTCGCCTGGGTCATGGGCGAGCAGGGTGCCAAAACTTTGCGCGGCGGCAAGATGGAAGACGTCATCTTTGCTGGCACCGCTACCAAGGGGCCGCTCGGCCGGGCCGAGGTTATTCTCACGATCGATAACGCGGATGGCGCGCTGCCGATTGAATACAGCGAAGTCACGATCAGCCGCACGCTGTTCCGCAATGGCGGCAGTGAGTACGCCATTAATGGCAGTTCCTGTCGGCTGCTGGATGTTCAAGAACTTCTGAGTGACTCCGGTCTCGGCCGCGAAATGCATGTCATCGTCGGCCAGGGGCAGCTGGATGCGGTGCTTAGGGCGAGCCCCGAGGATCGTCGCGGTTTCATTGAAGAAGCGGCCGGCATCCTCAAGCACCGTCGCCGCAAAGAGAAAACGCTGCGCAAACTTGACGCGATGCAGGCGAACCTCACGCGGCTCTCTGACCTCGCGGGGGAGATCCGCCGCCAGCTCAAACCGCTCGGTCAACAAGCTGAGATTGCCAAAGAAGCTGCCTCGATTGCGTCAATTGTTCGGGATGCTCGCGCCAGACTCCTCGCCGACGAAGTTGTTGAACTGCGCTCAAGCATCAACGACTTCAGTCGGAGCGAGAGCGAACGTAAGACTCAGCGCATTGTGCTGCAAGAGCAGCTCGACCAAAACAAGCTACGCGAAGCCCGTCTTGAGCAAGCCCAAGTTGGCGATGATGTTGACGAGGCTCGACGCGTGTCGTTTGGTCTCGAGTCAGTGCAAGAACGCCTCCGCAGTTTGTACACGCTAGCGAACCAGCGACTGTCGCTGTTGGGTCAACAGGGTGAGGCTCCGACATCAGGCAATACTGTCAGCCAGACCCTCATCGACGAGGTGAAGGCCGAAGCTGATGCTCTTGCTGCTGGTGTCGCGGATTCCGAGAAGGCCGTCGGTGCTGCTGCTGCCGCAACCGCAACAGCGAAGGCTGCGCTCGACTCGCTCGACGAAGAGATTGCTGCACAGAGCGCCCTAGTCTCGCGCCATGAGCTAGAAAGCGCCGGGCTCACTGCCCGTGTTGAAGTAGCCACGTCGACCCTCACCGCAGCTCAGGGTGAACTCGTGCGTCAACAGCAGGCGCTCGCCGAAGCTCAATCGCGGCGCGAAGCGGCCCAGGCGGAGTTCGAAGCCCTTGAAGCGGAGGCTGGTAATTCCACCACCGAAACTGATGGTTCGCTCGATAGCGCGTATGAGGCTGCCGAGGCCAAGGTTTCCGGCGTGCAAGCTGAGATCGAGACATTGCGGGATGCCCTCCACGCCTCCGAGCGGGAGCGCGACGCTCTTGCGGCCCGTCAATCGGCGTTGTCCCTCGCCGTCGACCAAAAAGACGGTTCGAGTGCGCTCGTCGCTGCCAAACTTTCCGGCATCCGAGGTCTCGTTGCAGAGCACGTCAAGATCACGCCCGGCTACGAAGCGGCGATCGCTGCGGCTCTGGGCACGCTTGCGGATGCCGTGCTTGCGGACGATCGAGACTCGGCCATCAATGCGCTTGAAGAGTCTGCCAGTCGCGATTTTGGCCGCGTAGAAGTCGTCGTGGCGAACGCCGCAAAACACACTGTCTCGCTGGGTGCTGCCGCCGGAACCGTACCCGCCACCGACGTCGTCACCGCGCCAGACGGAGTGCACGGGCTGCTCACTCATGTGCTCATCGCGGACGACCTCGACGCTGCACGGACTGCTTACGGCACGCTCACCAATGCTGCCGAGCTCACCTTCGTGACGCGTGACGGTGACGTGCTCACTCAGTTCGTGCTGCGCGGTGGCTCGGGAGCGAAACGCTCGCGCCTCGAGTTGGTTGCGGAGCGGGATGCTGCTGCCGACAAGCTGGGAATCGTCACGACGCAGATCGAACGCACGAGCTTTGAGCTTGACGAGAAGCGCCGCGAACTGACGTCGGCGAAAGCGGATGCCGAAACAGCACTTCTCACATTGCGCGAATACGACGCCCAGCTTGCCGCGCAATCCGAACTTCTCGGCCGCCACCGGATTCAGGCCGAAGCAGCCCAGGCTGAGTGCGATCGCCTCGCTCGTGCCGTCGAAGTCGCAGAGCAGGCCGTCGCTGACACCACCGCTGAGGTGACTCGAGCTCAGACGGCTGCCGACGAATATCAGGCAGCGCCGCGACCCATGCTTGACGTTTCCGAACGTGAGCCGATGCTGGCCGAAGTGGAAACCGCCCGCGCTCACGAAGTCGAATTGCGCATCCAGATGGAGACGATCCGCGAGCGCGTGCGCGCCGAGCGTGCCCGAGCCGAACAGCTCGCCGAGCAGCTGGTGAGCGAACGCGAGGCGGCTCAAGAGCAGGCTCGGCTGGCCGTGATCCGTCAGCGCCAGATTGCTTCAGCGACTCGGGTTGTCGAGATGCTGCCCGCTGTTCTTGACTCGGTTGACCGCTCGCTTTCTGAAGCACGGGTGGATCTTGCTGCGAAAGAGTCTGAGCGGTCCGCGCAAAACCAAGAACTTTCGGGGCTGCGCCGCGAAGAGTCAGCACTGCGCGAACGCCTCTCGGCCGTCAGCGATAGCGTGCACGGTCTCGAGATGCAGATTTACGAGAAGAAGCTGCACCTCTCCAGCCTGCTCGAACGATCAGGCGAAGAACTCGGCTTAGTCGAAGACGTGCTCGTGGCGGAATATGGCCCGCAGGTCGCGGTTCCCGATGACCTGGTGGTCGATGACGGCGCGGGTAATGATGCCGAGGGCTCGAGTGAAGGTGATGCCGCCGCTGACTCCCCAATCGAGGAGCCTGAATCATCCGGCCGACCGTTCGTGCGTGCTGAGCAAGAGGTCCGGCTGCAGAAGGCCGAGCGAAAACTTGCCCGTCTTGGTCGAGTCAACCCGCTCGCACTCGAAGAGTTCGAGGCGCTCGAGCAGCGCCACAAATTCTTGACCGAACAACTCACAGACCTGTCGAATACGCGTAAGGATCTGCTGACGATCATTGACGAACTCGACGAGAAGATGCAAGCCATCTTCTCCAGCGCGTTCGAAGACACGAAGAATGCGTTCAATGAGGTGTTCCCCGTGCTGTTCCCGGGAGGCACAGGCAGCATCTTCCTGACAAACCCAGACGAGCTGCTCACCACGGGTATTGAGGTCGCGGTAAAGCCGGCGGGAAAGAAGATTGAACGGTTATCGCTTCTCAGCGGTGGAGAACGTTCCTTGGCCGCTGTTGCATTGCTCATCGCAATTTTCAAGGCGCGCCCCAGCCCGTTCTACATCATGGACGAGGTCGAGGCGGCGCTCGATGATGCCAATCTCGGTCGACTTCTGGCTATCTTCGAAGACCTGCGCCAGACTAGCCAGCTCATCGTCATCACCCACCAAAAGCGCACTATGGAGATCGCCGACGCACTCTACGGCGTCAGCATGCGCGCAGATGGAATCAGTGCCGTCGTCGGCCAGCGCGTTGCTAAAGAGACGGCGTCGGTCGAAGCGAGTTAG
- a CDS encoding Ig-like domain-containing protein — MSPIRKVIAGIGAGAILVGGGLISASPAVAAPGPATVVNVMDSPYNAVGDGITSDSAAIQAAVDDVTGTGATVLIPKDFTFLTSGVIIGSESTLQVEGTLLQSQNVSDYSYAVATGHRPGSLRNDLSSFQNLPFVFATDSQNVNIIGDGVIQLTRASTEAQTIHTIGVGIFEVDGFEIRDVEILGASSYTVGLYSSRNGILADTRIIPGSHYGATPDVADANTDGVSIMNSQNVRVTGNYIRASDDGIYIWANYLDPRSIGRWWYKAEPEASRFIEFDNNDVAVTCCKAFTFIVWGIDAPDQRTVEISDIYIHDNKLDATDAVGCWCDARYPNSSASEGQSPVTRITFENNEYIGNVDKTFATAQITDLKTDFGAFGSRTLMNGGFEETGIAWWSGESTNSDDFGAITVADAAVLRSAEARTALSSLSNFAGYVQAQNATPVRLYQGIGMEADALPEVPFPTNVYEVSADIVTGGSAAQLFAYDTCAAKFLGQRSVSASVAERISFHFRAESDCENVQVGIQTAGDGAWALIDNVVLDSVVDAIDNDDSTVAYTGSWTTYSNAGAWGGTNAIARNAGAAVEIPFTGTRAVLLALKDHNLGIARIYLDGDFVGDADFYAPTKLTGKLIYDTGELADGNHTIRVEYSDTKNPASVGTIIVFDAVLMPTELPDLNAPSVAVDVTKAGGAGWFGAGAALSVSASDLDSGVELVEFRVDGGAWAEFVSPVSLADGQYSVSARATDAAGNVSDVVTQQVKVDSVAPEVWVRIDLDGAVSTFARDAGLSGIDRMEYSLDAGTTWLDGLSALIAEDASPSVFEYRAVDVAGNASVSATASESAVVEEIPVAADDVVLVEFSGFDVGDDVRVELHSDPVLLGTFAANSFGVVSAVVTVPSSFPSGMHSFLGALSAANTVDPGVAAAGATAGELGYTGSDPMPLALGGLMMLLLGVGVAVMARLRRQRELE; from the coding sequence ATGTCCCCGATACGCAAGGTGATAGCAGGAATTGGTGCAGGAGCAATCTTGGTCGGCGGGGGACTCATCTCAGCGAGTCCCGCTGTCGCTGCGCCGGGGCCCGCGACGGTGGTGAACGTTATGGACTCCCCATACAACGCTGTTGGCGATGGCATCACTAGTGACAGCGCGGCGATTCAGGCGGCAGTCGATGACGTCACCGGCACTGGGGCAACAGTGCTTATTCCGAAGGACTTCACCTTTCTCACCAGCGGAGTAATCATCGGCAGCGAAAGCACTTTGCAAGTCGAGGGAACGCTGTTGCAAAGCCAGAACGTCAGTGACTATAGCTATGCGGTTGCGACTGGCCACAGACCAGGCTCGCTGAGAAACGACCTTTCAAGCTTTCAAAACCTGCCATTCGTCTTTGCAACGGATTCACAGAACGTCAACATCATCGGCGATGGCGTGATTCAGCTAACCCGGGCGTCAACTGAGGCGCAGACTATTCACACCATTGGGGTTGGCATTTTCGAGGTCGATGGGTTCGAAATCCGCGATGTGGAGATTTTGGGGGCAAGTTCGTACACCGTTGGCCTGTACTCCTCACGGAACGGAATCTTGGCTGACACCCGCATTATTCCAGGAAGCCACTACGGAGCCACCCCAGACGTAGCGGACGCCAACACTGACGGCGTCAGCATCATGAACTCCCAAAATGTTCGCGTTACCGGTAACTACATACGGGCAAGCGATGACGGGATTTACATCTGGGCTAATTACCTCGATCCACGTTCGATTGGTCGTTGGTGGTACAAGGCCGAACCAGAAGCCTCGCGCTTTATCGAGTTCGACAACAACGACGTCGCCGTCACGTGCTGCAAGGCTTTCACTTTTATCGTGTGGGGTATCGATGCGCCTGACCAACGCACGGTCGAGATTTCGGATATTTACATTCACGACAACAAGCTCGACGCGACCGACGCCGTTGGTTGCTGGTGTGACGCTCGTTACCCGAATAGTTCTGCGTCTGAGGGGCAGTCTCCGGTCACCCGAATCACCTTCGAGAACAACGAGTACATCGGCAACGTCGACAAAACTTTCGCTACAGCGCAGATCACGGACCTAAAAACTGATTTTGGAGCGTTCGGATCACGCACGCTGATGAACGGTGGTTTTGAAGAGACCGGAATCGCGTGGTGGAGCGGAGAAAGTACGAATTCAGATGATTTCGGTGCGATCACCGTCGCGGACGCCGCAGTCTTGCGTAGCGCCGAAGCCCGCACCGCGCTCAGTTCGCTAAGCAACTTCGCTGGCTATGTGCAGGCGCAAAATGCTACTCCGGTACGGCTCTATCAGGGGATCGGCATGGAGGCCGACGCGCTGCCAGAAGTGCCATTCCCTACTAACGTGTACGAAGTCTCGGCAGACATCGTCACAGGAGGATCAGCAGCCCAGCTCTTCGCCTACGACACTTGTGCCGCGAAATTTCTCGGGCAACGATCGGTAAGCGCGAGTGTGGCTGAGCGGATAAGTTTCCACTTCCGAGCAGAGTCTGATTGCGAGAACGTTCAGGTGGGAATTCAAACCGCGGGCGACGGTGCCTGGGCACTCATCGACAATGTGGTTCTTGACAGTGTCGTTGACGCCATCGACAACGATGATTCGACCGTCGCCTATACAGGCAGCTGGACAACGTACAGCAATGCGGGAGCGTGGGGCGGCACAAACGCGATCGCTCGTAATGCAGGAGCGGCAGTGGAGATTCCGTTTACCGGGACGCGTGCTGTGTTGCTTGCCCTCAAGGATCACAACTTAGGAATCGCCCGGATCTATCTTGATGGAGATTTCGTCGGGGACGCCGATTTCTACGCTCCGACCAAGCTGACGGGCAAGCTCATCTATGACACCGGTGAGCTAGCCGACGGCAATCACACCATCCGAGTTGAGTATTCGGACACGAAGAACCCCGCATCGGTGGGAACCATCATCGTTTTCGATGCGGTCCTTATGCCAACGGAACTACCCGACCTCAATGCGCCGTCGGTGGCTGTTGACGTGACGAAGGCTGGGGGTGCTGGGTGGTTTGGTGCTGGCGCGGCGTTGTCGGTTTCTGCGTCGGATCTGGATAGTGGCGTTGAACTGGTCGAGTTCCGGGTGGATGGCGGTGCTTGGGCTGAGTTTGTCAGTCCGGTGTCGTTAGCTGATGGCCAGTATTCGGTCTCAGCGCGGGCGACGGATGCTGCCGGCAATGTCTCGGATGTTGTGACGCAGCAGGTCAAGGTTGATTCGGTGGCTCCGGAGGTGTGGGTGCGGATTGATCTGGATGGTGCAGTGAGTACGTTTGCGCGAGATGCCGGACTGTCGGGAATCGATCGCATGGAGTATTCCTTGGATGCAGGAACAACCTGGCTCGACGGCTTGAGTGCTCTGATTGCCGAGGACGCATCGCCATCGGTGTTTGAATATCGCGCCGTGGATGTCGCTGGCAATGCCAGTGTTTCGGCGACGGCGAGTGAGTCTGCGGTGGTCGAGGAGATTCCGGTGGCCGCCGATGATGTTGTTCTCGTGGAGTTCAGCGGGTTTGACGTCGGCGATGACGTGCGTGTTGAGCTGCATTCGGATCCGGTGTTGTTGGGCACATTCGCGGCCAACAGCTTCGGTGTGGTGTCGGCGGTGGTGACGGTGCCTTCCTCGTTCCCGTCGGGAATGCACTCGTTCCTTGGTGCTCTTTCAGCTGCGAACACTGTTGATCCTGGTGTTGCTGCTGCGGGGGCGACTGCTGGTGAGCTGGGTTACACCGGTTCAGATCCGATGCCGTTGGCTCTTGGCGGTCTGATGATGCTGCTCCTGGGCGTTGGAGTGGCGGTTATGGCACGTCTTCGTCGTCAGCGCGAACTCGAGTAG
- the ftsY gene encoding signal recognition particle-docking protein FtsY: MAASWSLSGALKSMFARDTIDADTWNDLEDAMISADFGPDVTDSVIDELRVSVAKYKTDDPADLKRMLRETLEERLSRLDPTLTLSARPAVVLVVGVNGVGKTTTIGKFSKFLVGHGRTVVVGAADTFRAAAVEQLATWAERGGAEIVRPQQQGQDPASVAFQTVERAQRDSIDIAIIDTAGRLQTKSGLMDELGKIRRVVEKQTEIAEVLLVLDATTGQNGVAQAEAFIQHAGVTGLVITKLDGSAKAGFVLAVQERTGIPIKLVGQGEGINDLTGFTPHVFVQNLVGA, from the coding sequence ATGGCAGCATCCTGGTCGCTTTCGGGCGCACTCAAATCTATGTTCGCGCGTGACACGATCGACGCCGATACGTGGAACGATCTCGAAGACGCAATGATCTCGGCCGACTTTGGCCCCGATGTCACCGACTCCGTCATTGATGAGTTGCGCGTGAGCGTCGCGAAGTACAAAACCGATGACCCAGCAGACCTGAAGCGGATGCTGCGCGAAACCCTTGAGGAACGGCTTTCTCGCCTCGATCCCACGCTCACGCTCAGCGCCCGCCCCGCAGTGGTGCTCGTCGTGGGGGTCAATGGCGTCGGAAAGACCACCACGATCGGCAAGTTCTCGAAATTTTTGGTCGGCCACGGCCGCACCGTTGTTGTTGGTGCCGCTGACACGTTCCGGGCTGCTGCTGTTGAGCAGTTGGCGACGTGGGCAGAGCGCGGGGGAGCAGAGATTGTGCGTCCTCAGCAGCAGGGCCAAGATCCGGCATCCGTCGCCTTCCAGACCGTGGAACGTGCCCAACGTGACTCGATCGACATCGCCATCATCGACACTGCCGGCCGGCTGCAGACTAAGAGCGGTCTGATGGATGAACTCGGCAAGATTCGTCGAGTGGTTGAGAAGCAGACGGAGATTGCCGAAGTGCTCCTCGTGCTTGACGCCACCACCGGTCAAAACGGTGTTGCGCAGGCGGAGGCGTTCATCCAACATGCGGGGGTGACCGGATTGGTGATCACGAAACTCGACGGCTCAGCTAAAGCGGGATTTGTGTTGGCGGTGCAGGAACGCACCGGCATTCCGATCAAACTCGTTGGTCAGGGCGAGGGCATCAACGATCTCACGGGCTTCACGCCGCACGTTTTTGTGCAGAACCTCGTCGGCGCTTAG